One window from the genome of Toxotes jaculatrix isolate fToxJac2 chromosome 17, fToxJac2.pri, whole genome shotgun sequence encodes:
- the senp2 gene encoding sentrin-specific protease 2 isoform X2, whose protein sequence is MYGWIVDGISSLFEPVTGQNPTEWPGKGNVSQEVPTRPGIKAGAHRQESNGRPAKRNYQSVDVADGVCQSDPVEVKRRRRDVVISFVKKTVASVAGLLRLRNPLTTRCEKPRHYEDTQPVTLMGIDELHTSWLHSTEWRMDKPVGGVNEKGGKNPFQSSSPPLMRKYSGTALPTGHPDRGKDRERRGSLQLLPSRSALRVGTANPDPTCNGFGHNRCYKSSLTVEETIKQNDKEHYRRLLQMVTEKYSKSQPLPFNQTKPQDESLLQGDNRPAASGKTFESVPRKTGCTAPNIFTWRNASAIKDRWGGLTFSKSFSGGFEDAQPVRNAKKQAAELDLSTEVATRLNLVDRETPAVSLPDTQSAHTAYTRYSDEDIPRLTKEMAAEVSSALAQSDPNLVLSAAFKLRITQRDLATLQEGGWLNDEVLNFYLSLVMERCSSEAAGLKVYSFNTFFFPKLWGGGGGQAGGHAAVKRWTKAVDLFLYDLILVPLHLGFHWAMAVIDFKSKTVKSYDSMGQRHDDICSHLLLYLKEEHKAKKGRELDSAKWTIGSLRATEIPQQKNGSDCGVFACKYADYIAKGRPLTFKQCHMPLFRKLMIWEILNQKLL, encoded by the exons ATGTATGGATGGATAGTTGACGGAATATCGTCGCTGTTTGAGCCCGTTACGGGGCAAAACCCCACCGAGTGGCCCGGGAAAGGTAACGTTAGCCAGGAGGTACCCACGCGACCTGGCATTAAAGCGGGAGCACATCGACAGGAGAGTAACGGCAGACCGGCTAAACGGAATTACCAGAG TGTTGATGTTGCGGACGGTGTTTGCCAGAGTGACCCAGTAGAGGTGAAAAGACGCAGGCGAg ATGTAGTCATCAGCTTTGTGAAGAAGACTGTGGCCAGTGTAGCAGGTCTGCTCAGGCTGCGCAACCCGCTGACCACTAGGTGTGAGAAGCCCAGACATTATGAAGACACACAG CCTGTCACTCTAATGGGGATAGATGAGCTCCACACCTCATGGCTACACAGTACTGAGTGGAGAATGG ATAAACCAGTGGGTGGAGTGAATGAGAAGGGGGGCAAGAATCCCTTTCAGAGCTCCTCACCTCCTTTAATGAGGAAATACAG TGGGACAGCCCTCCCTACAGGTCACCCTGACAGGGGGAaggacagggagaggagaggctcTCTTCAGCTGCTGCCCTCAAGGTCTGCTCTGAGGGTAGGAACTGCTAACCCAGACCCAACCTGCAATGGCTTTGGACATAACCGCTGCTACAAATCCAGTCTTACTGTGGAAGAG ACCATAAAACAGAATGATAAGGAGCACTACAGGCGCTTGCTTCAGATGGTGacagaaaaatacagcaaaagtCAACCACTACCTTTCaaccaaacaaaaccacaagA TGAGTCACTCTTACAAGGTGACAACAGACCTGCTGCTTCAGGCAAAACCTTTGAATCAGTGCCCAGGAAGACAGGATGCACAG CCCCGAACATTTTTACATGGAGAAATGCATCTGCAATCAAGGACAG GTGGGGTGGCTTGACTTTCAGCAAGTCATTCAGTGGCGGCTTTGAGGACGCACAGCCTGTTAGAAATGCAAAG AAACAGGCAGCTGAGTTGGACCTCTCTACAGAAGTAGCGACTCGCCTCAATCTAGTGGACCGAGAGACTCCTGCTGTCAGCCTGCCTGACACtcagtctgcacacacagcatataCAAGGTACAGCGATGAGGACATACCTAGGCTGACCAAG GAAATGGCAGCGGAGGTGAGCAGTGCTCTGGCTCAGAGTGATCCCAACCTTGTTTTAAGTGCGGCTTTCAAACTTCGCATCACACAGAGAGACCTGGCCACGCTGCAGGAGGGCGGCTGGCTCAATGATGAG GTGTTGAACTTCTACCTGTCCCTGGTCATGGAGCGGTGTTCTAGTGAAGCAGCAGGATTAAAAGTGTACTCGTTTAACACCTTCTTCTTCCCCAAGCTgtggggtggaggaggtgggcaGGCTGGAGGACACGCTGCTGTGAAGCGCTGGACCAAAGCTGTCGACCTCTTCCTCTACGACCTCATCCTGGTCCCTCTGCATCTGGGTTTCCACTGGGCGATGGCT GTGATAGATTTTAAATCAAAGACGGTCAAGTCTTATGACTCGATGGGCCAGAGACATGATGACATCTGTAGTCATTTACT GCTCTATCTTAAAGAGGAGCACAAagcaaagaaaggcagagagctCGACAGTGCAAAATGGACTATTGGAAGCTTGAGGGCAACT GAGATTCCCCAGCAGAAAAATGGCAGtgactgtggtgtttttgcttGTAAATATGCTGACTACATCGCAAAGGGAAGGCCTCTCACATTCAAACAG TGCCACATGCCTCTCTTCAGAAAGTTAATGATTTGGGAAATCCTCAATCAGAAGCTTCTATAG
- the senp2 gene encoding sentrin-specific protease 2 isoform X1 — MYGWIVDGISSLFEPVTGQNPTEWPGKGNVSQEVPTRPGIKAGAHRQESNGRPAKRNYQSVDVADGVCQSDPVEVKRRRRDVVISFVKKTVASVAGLLRLRNPLTTRCEKPRHYEDTQPVTLMGIDELHTSWLHSTEWRMDKPVGGVNEKGGKNPFQSSSPPLMRKYSGTALPTGHPDRGKDRERRGSLQLLPSRSALRVGTANPDPTCNGFGHNRCYKSSLTVEETIKQNDKEHYRRLLQMVTEKYSKSQPLPFNQTKPQDESLLQGDNRPAASGKTFESVPRKTGCTAAPNIFTWRNASAIKDRWGGLTFSKSFSGGFEDAQPVRNAKKQAAELDLSTEVATRLNLVDRETPAVSLPDTQSAHTAYTRYSDEDIPRLTKEMAAEVSSALAQSDPNLVLSAAFKLRITQRDLATLQEGGWLNDEVLNFYLSLVMERCSSEAAGLKVYSFNTFFFPKLWGGGGGQAGGHAAVKRWTKAVDLFLYDLILVPLHLGFHWAMAVIDFKSKTVKSYDSMGQRHDDICSHLLLYLKEEHKAKKGRELDSAKWTIGSLRATEIPQQKNGSDCGVFACKYADYIAKGRPLTFKQCHMPLFRKLMIWEILNQKLL, encoded by the exons ATGTATGGATGGATAGTTGACGGAATATCGTCGCTGTTTGAGCCCGTTACGGGGCAAAACCCCACCGAGTGGCCCGGGAAAGGTAACGTTAGCCAGGAGGTACCCACGCGACCTGGCATTAAAGCGGGAGCACATCGACAGGAGAGTAACGGCAGACCGGCTAAACGGAATTACCAGAG TGTTGATGTTGCGGACGGTGTTTGCCAGAGTGACCCAGTAGAGGTGAAAAGACGCAGGCGAg ATGTAGTCATCAGCTTTGTGAAGAAGACTGTGGCCAGTGTAGCAGGTCTGCTCAGGCTGCGCAACCCGCTGACCACTAGGTGTGAGAAGCCCAGACATTATGAAGACACACAG CCTGTCACTCTAATGGGGATAGATGAGCTCCACACCTCATGGCTACACAGTACTGAGTGGAGAATGG ATAAACCAGTGGGTGGAGTGAATGAGAAGGGGGGCAAGAATCCCTTTCAGAGCTCCTCACCTCCTTTAATGAGGAAATACAG TGGGACAGCCCTCCCTACAGGTCACCCTGACAGGGGGAaggacagggagaggagaggctcTCTTCAGCTGCTGCCCTCAAGGTCTGCTCTGAGGGTAGGAACTGCTAACCCAGACCCAACCTGCAATGGCTTTGGACATAACCGCTGCTACAAATCCAGTCTTACTGTGGAAGAG ACCATAAAACAGAATGATAAGGAGCACTACAGGCGCTTGCTTCAGATGGTGacagaaaaatacagcaaaagtCAACCACTACCTTTCaaccaaacaaaaccacaagA TGAGTCACTCTTACAAGGTGACAACAGACCTGCTGCTTCAGGCAAAACCTTTGAATCAGTGCCCAGGAAGACAGGATGCACAG CAGCCCCGAACATTTTTACATGGAGAAATGCATCTGCAATCAAGGACAG GTGGGGTGGCTTGACTTTCAGCAAGTCATTCAGTGGCGGCTTTGAGGACGCACAGCCTGTTAGAAATGCAAAG AAACAGGCAGCTGAGTTGGACCTCTCTACAGAAGTAGCGACTCGCCTCAATCTAGTGGACCGAGAGACTCCTGCTGTCAGCCTGCCTGACACtcagtctgcacacacagcatataCAAGGTACAGCGATGAGGACATACCTAGGCTGACCAAG GAAATGGCAGCGGAGGTGAGCAGTGCTCTGGCTCAGAGTGATCCCAACCTTGTTTTAAGTGCGGCTTTCAAACTTCGCATCACACAGAGAGACCTGGCCACGCTGCAGGAGGGCGGCTGGCTCAATGATGAG GTGTTGAACTTCTACCTGTCCCTGGTCATGGAGCGGTGTTCTAGTGAAGCAGCAGGATTAAAAGTGTACTCGTTTAACACCTTCTTCTTCCCCAAGCTgtggggtggaggaggtgggcaGGCTGGAGGACACGCTGCTGTGAAGCGCTGGACCAAAGCTGTCGACCTCTTCCTCTACGACCTCATCCTGGTCCCTCTGCATCTGGGTTTCCACTGGGCGATGGCT GTGATAGATTTTAAATCAAAGACGGTCAAGTCTTATGACTCGATGGGCCAGAGACATGATGACATCTGTAGTCATTTACT GCTCTATCTTAAAGAGGAGCACAAagcaaagaaaggcagagagctCGACAGTGCAAAATGGACTATTGGAAGCTTGAGGGCAACT GAGATTCCCCAGCAGAAAAATGGCAGtgactgtggtgtttttgcttGTAAATATGCTGACTACATCGCAAAGGGAAGGCCTCTCACATTCAAACAG TGCCACATGCCTCTCTTCAGAAAGTTAATGATTTGGGAAATCCTCAATCAGAAGCTTCTATAG